From Bacteroidota bacterium, a single genomic window includes:
- a CDS encoding NTP transferase domain-containing protein has product MRIIVPMAGMGKRMRPHTLTVPKPLIPVAGKPIVQWLVEDIIKVCAEKVEEIAFVIGDFGEEAEKNLIAIAEKLGAKGTIHHQDEPLGTAHAILCAKDALKGKVIVAFADTLFRADFKIDDKQEGVIWVNKIEDPRMFGVVKLDSTGTITDFVEKPTEFISDLAIIGIYYFKDGDYLNKELQYLIDNNIKEKGEYQLTNALENMKKKGTKFVPGKVDEWLDCGNKDATVYTNKRVLEMNRSAAMISSSVKKDNSIIIEPCYIGENVELKNSIVGPHVSLGAGSKIENSVVSNSIIQTNSKIKNSVIDNSMLGNSVEYNNSAEQLSLSDYSTHIS; this is encoded by the coding sequence ATGAGAATTATTGTACCAATGGCCGGAATGGGCAAAAGAATGCGTCCACATACGCTTACAGTTCCAAAACCTTTAATTCCGGTTGCCGGAAAACCCATCGTGCAATGGTTGGTGGAAGATATTATTAAAGTATGTGCTGAAAAAGTAGAGGAGATCGCTTTTGTAATTGGTGACTTTGGTGAAGAAGCCGAGAAAAACCTGATCGCAATCGCAGAAAAACTGGGAGCAAAAGGAACGATTCATCACCAGGACGAACCTCTTGGTACTGCACATGCAATATTGTGTGCAAAAGATGCGTTAAAAGGTAAGGTCATCGTGGCTTTTGCAGACACTCTTTTCCGCGCCGATTTTAAGATCGACGATAAACAGGAAGGCGTGATCTGGGTCAATAAGATCGAAGATCCAAGAATGTTTGGTGTGGTAAAATTAGATTCAACCGGAACAATTACTGATTTCGTTGAAAAACCTACGGAATTTATTTCTGATCTGGCAATCATCGGTATCTACTATTTCAAAGACGGCGATTACCTGAATAAAGAATTGCAATATTTAATTGATAATAACATCAAAGAAAAAGGTGAATATCAATTAACAAATGCTTTAGAAAATATGAAGAAAAAAGGAACGAAATTCGTTCCGGGTAAAGTTGATGAATGGCTGGATTGCGGAAATAAAGATGCTACTGTTTATACTAACAAGCGCGTACTTGAAATGAACCGCTCGGCAGCTATGATCTCTTCTTCAGTAAAAAAAGATAATTCCATTATAATCGAACCATGTTATATCGGAGAAAATGTTGAATTGAAAAATTCAATTGTTGGACCGCACGTTTCACTTGGTGCCGGATCGAAAATTGAAAACTCAGTTGTGTCGAACAGCATCATTCAAACGAATTCAAAAATTAAAAACAGTGTAATTGATAATTCTATGTTGGGAAATTCAGTCGAATACAATAATTCAGCTGAACAACTTAGTCTTAGCGATTATTCAACACACATTTCTTAA
- a CDS encoding polysaccharide biosynthesis protein, producing the protein MSIYKKLAGQTAIYGLSSIVGRLLNYLLVPIYTRVFEAGEYGVVTQLYSFIALMTVLFTYGLDVSFFRYFQSEKGNPKVYCTSLISIIFSSVVLGGLIILFAPQLSGLIGSPDTAPVAGQSPMVYIALFAGVLAFDAISAIPFAMLRQQNRAKRFVFIRLVSIFVNIGLNVFFFLICPWILKSNPDSFIASIYYPDFGVGYVFVFNAISSLIVLVMLLPDFLKIEWSFDTKLWKEMMIYSFPLMIAGLAGMINETFDRVLIPYLIADKSTAMAQLGIYGACYKLSILMTLFIQTFRYAAEPFFFSHSTKENPQKTYADVMHYFVIVCAFIFLGIMLFMDFIQTFIGKDYRSGLPVVPILLMANLCLGVFYNLSIWYKLTSKTRWGAILSLIGAVITLVFNFALIPSMGYMGAAWTTLICYALMMIISYFLGQKVYPVPYRIGPFFYFIAISIVLWLAGDLIHTSIQPGKVFYVLINCFILLIFIILAYLQVRNKNGYLRKVSEEK; encoded by the coding sequence TGTATTCTTTCATTGCTCTGATGACTGTCTTATTTACTTATGGCCTGGATGTTTCTTTCTTCCGATATTTCCAGTCTGAAAAAGGAAATCCTAAAGTATACTGCACTTCATTGATCTCCATTATTTTTTCATCAGTCGTTCTTGGTGGATTGATCATTCTTTTTGCTCCGCAACTTTCCGGATTAATAGGTAGTCCTGATACAGCGCCTGTAGCAGGACAAAGTCCTATGGTCTATATCGCTCTCTTTGCAGGAGTACTTGCATTCGATGCCATATCTGCAATTCCGTTTGCAATGCTTCGTCAGCAAAACCGCGCGAAGCGATTTGTTTTCATTCGACTCGTTAGCATTTTTGTAAATATCGGATTGAATGTTTTCTTCTTTCTCATTTGTCCATGGATACTAAAATCAAATCCTGATTCATTCATCGCCTCAATATATTATCCTGATTTCGGTGTCGGTTATGTTTTTGTTTTCAATGCAATTTCATCTCTCATTGTTTTGGTCATGCTACTTCCGGACTTTTTAAAAATCGAATGGTCATTCGATACAAAACTCTGGAAAGAAATGATGATCTATTCTTTTCCATTGATGATCGCCGGACTTGCAGGTATGATCAATGAAACATTCGACAGGGTTCTTATTCCTTATCTCATCGCAGATAAATCCACTGCAATGGCTCAGTTAGGAATTTATGGAGCATGTTATAAACTTTCTATTTTAATGACGCTCTTTATTCAAACCTTCCGTTACGCTGCCGAACCTTTCTTTTTCAGTCATTCCACAAAAGAAAATCCGCAGAAAACTTATGCAGATGTTATGCATTACTTCGTTATCGTTTGTGCTTTCATCTTTCTGGGAATAATGCTCTTTATGGATTTCATTCAGACATTTATCGGAAAAGATTACCGCTCCGGACTTCCGGTAGTTCCGATTCTGTTGATGGCGAATCTATGTCTGGGAGTATTTTACAATCTCTCCATCTGGTATAAACTAACATCTAAAACACGTTGGGGTGCTATTCTGTCTTTGATCGGTGCAGTCATCACTCTTGTTTTCAATTTCGCGCTAATACCTTCAATGGGCTACATGGGTGCGGCATGGACTACTCTGATCTGCTATGCGTTGATGATGATCATCTCCTATTTCCTTGGACAAAAAGTTTATCCGGTGCCATACAGGATTGGCCCGTTCTTTTACTTCATAGCGATATCAATAGTGTTATGGCTTGCCGGCGATCTTATTCATACATCAATTCAACCCGGAAAAGTCTTTTACGTACTAATTAATTGTTTCATACTGCTCATCTTCATAATTTTAGCATACCTTCAAGTGAGGAATAAAAATGGTTACCTTCGCAAGGTTTCAGAGGAAAAATGA
- the dut gene encoding dUTP diphosphatase: MKISIINRSHHPLPSYETLHAAGMDIRAFITDPVSLKPLERTIVPTGLFIELPAGIEAQVRPRSGLAAKKGVTVLNSPGTIDADYRGEIKVILVNLSNEEFIINDGERIAQLVIARHEKAEWAPTESLQESERGAGGFGSTGTK, translated from the coding sequence ATGAAAATCAGTATCATCAACAGATCCCATCATCCATTGCCTTCTTACGAAACCCTGCATGCTGCGGGAATGGATATCCGTGCGTTCATTACTGATCCGGTCTCTCTAAAACCTTTGGAGCGCACAATCGTTCCAACGGGTCTCTTCATTGAATTGCCGGCAGGAATTGAAGCGCAAGTCAGACCAAGGTCAGGACTTGCTGCTAAAAAAGGAGTTACTGTTCTGAATTCTCCGGGAACAATTGATGCAGATTACAGAGGCGAAATAAAAGTCATTTTAGTCAATCTGTCAAACGAGGAATTTATTATTAATGATGGTGAAAGAATTGCTCAACTTGTAATTGCCCGTCATGAAAAAGCAGAATGGGCACCAACAGAATCTCTCCAGGAAAGTGAAAGAGGAGCGGGGGGATTTGGATCAACAGGAACAAAATAA